One genomic window of Manihot esculenta cultivar AM560-2 unplaced genomic scaffold, M.esculenta_v8 Scaffold64, whole genome shotgun sequence includes the following:
- the LOC122722605 gene encoding uncharacterized protein LOC122722605 isoform X2 encodes MEVEGATSWRRDEGVARIAGGECHDSSHASLKSKEFCEGRMVGQPYGVPRGDWWQQLRGRQLAGQRAVGRFVVGQRAWLASGRGWPAGVVGLRIRLAYGAWLAYGRLVGLRICARRGPIGRSGWKAHAASRSSWGAREAARRFWLANENSRGVWLAYENSRRHQNGPVAPRIGQRHPELPRIAQKLPETGWPADSTKPSGSHRQLSHHVQNSLQGVKLPKSP; translated from the exons ATGGAGGTCGAAGGTGCGACTTCGTGGAGACGCGACGAGGGCGTCGCGAGAATAGCTGGGGGAGAATGTCACGACTCTTCCCATGCCTCCCTAAAATCCAAAGAGTTTTGTGAAGGAAGAATGGTGGGACAGCCCTATGGAGTGCCAAGGGGCGACTGGTGGCAGCAGCTGCGGGGCAGGCAGTTGGCTGGCCAACGGGCAGTTGGCAGAttcgtggttggccagcgggcgtggttggccagcgggcgtggttggccagcgggcgtggttggcctacggatacggttggcctacggagcgtggttggcctacggaagactggttggcctacggatctGTGCCAGGCGAGGTCCAATTGGCAGATCGGGCTGGAAGGCGCACGCAGCTTCCAGAAGCAGCTGGGGCGCGCGGGAAGCTGCCAGGAGGTTCTGGTTGGCCAACGAAAATTCCAGGGGAGTCTGGTTGGCCTACGAAAATTCCAGAAGGCACCAGAACGGGCCAGTAGCACCCAGAATTGGCCAGAGACA CCCAGAATTGCCCAGAATTGCCCAGAAGCTTCCAGAAACTGGTTGGCCAGCAGATTCAACCAAGCCAAGTGGGTCCCACAGGCAACTCAGCCACCATGTCCAGAATTCTCTACAGGGTGTGAAATTACCAAAAAGTCCCTGA
- the LOC122722605 gene encoding uncharacterized protein LOC122722605 isoform X1 translates to MEVEGATSWRRDEGVARIAGGECHDSSHASLKSKEFCEGRMVGQPYGVPRGDWWQQLRGRQLAGQRAVGRFVVGQRAWLASGRGWPAGVVGLRIRLAYGAWLAYGRLVGLRICARRGPIGRSGWKAHAASRSSWGAREAARRFWLANENSRGVWLAYENSRRHQNGPVAPRIGQRQPELPRIAQKLPETGWPADSTKPSGSHRQLSHHVQNSLQGVKLPKSP, encoded by the exons ATGGAGGTCGAAGGTGCGACTTCGTGGAGACGCGACGAGGGCGTCGCGAGAATAGCTGGGGGAGAATGTCACGACTCTTCCCATGCCTCCCTAAAATCCAAAGAGTTTTGTGAAGGAAGAATGGTGGGACAGCCCTATGGAGTGCCAAGGGGCGACTGGTGGCAGCAGCTGCGGGGCAGGCAGTTGGCTGGCCAACGGGCAGTTGGCAGAttcgtggttggccagcgggcgtggttggccagcgggcgtggttggccagcgggcgtggttggcctacggatacggttggcctacggagcgtggttggcctacggaagactggttggcctacggatctGTGCCAGGCGAGGTCCAATTGGCAGATCGGGCTGGAAGGCGCACGCAGCTTCCAGAAGCAGCTGGGGCGCGCGGGAAGCTGCCAGGAGGTTCTGGTTGGCCAACGAAAATTCCAGGGGAGTCTGGTTGGCCTACGAAAATTCCAGAAGGCACCAGAACGGGCCAGTAGCACCCAGAATTGGCCAGAGACAGCCAGAATTGCCCAGAATTGCCCAG AAGCTTCCAGAAACTGGTTGGCCAGCAGATTCAACCAAGCCAAGTGGGTCCCACAGGCAACTCAGCCACCATGTCCAGAATTCTCTACAGGGTGTGAAATTACCAAAAAGTCCCTGA
- the LOC122722605 gene encoding uncharacterized protein LOC122722605 isoform X3, whose translation MEVEGATSWRRDEGVARIAGGECHDSSHASLKSKEFCEGRMVGQPYGVPRGDWWQQLRGRQLAGQRAVGRFVVGQRAWLASGRGWPAGVVGLRIRLAYGAWLAYGRLVGLRICARRGPIGRSGWKAHAASRSSWGAREAARRFWLANENSRGVWLAYENSRRHQNGPVAPRIGQRQPELPRSFQKLVGQQIQPSQVGPTGNSATMSRILYRV comes from the exons ATGGAGGTCGAAGGTGCGACTTCGTGGAGACGCGACGAGGGCGTCGCGAGAATAGCTGGGGGAGAATGTCACGACTCTTCCCATGCCTCCCTAAAATCCAAAGAGTTTTGTGAAGGAAGAATGGTGGGACAGCCCTATGGAGTGCCAAGGGGCGACTGGTGGCAGCAGCTGCGGGGCAGGCAGTTGGCTGGCCAACGGGCAGTTGGCAGAttcgtggttggccagcgggcgtggttggccagcgggcgtggttggccagcgggcgtggttggcctacggatacggttggcctacggagcgtggttggcctacggaagactggttggcctacggatctGTGCCAGGCGAGGTCCAATTGGCAGATCGGGCTGGAAGGCGCACGCAGCTTCCAGAAGCAGCTGGGGCGCGCGGGAAGCTGCCAGGAGGTTCTGGTTGGCCAACGAAAATTCCAGGGGAGTCTGGTTGGCCTACGAAAATTCCAGAAGGCACCAGAACGGGCCAGTAGCACCCAGAATTGGCCAGAGACAG CCAGAATTGCCCAGAAGCTTCCAGAAACTGGTTGGCCAGCAGATTCAACCAAGCCAAGTGGGTCCCACAGGCAACTCAGCCACCATGTCCAGAATTCTCTACAGGGTGTGA